In Paenibacillus sp. FSL M7-0420, a single genomic region encodes these proteins:
- a CDS encoding tRNA(Met) cytidine acetate ligase, with product MATVGIIAEYNPLHNGHVHHFTEAKRISGADRSVVIMSGPFTQRGEPAAVSKRARTEMALHMGADLVIELPVAYAVQPAEWFAFGAVSLLEATGVVDSLCFGSEAGTLGVLLPLAGFLAEESSALKEEIRARLSEGAGFPAAYSAAAAAAWRASFMGEETPEDAEDILRQPNNSLGLHYLIALRRLGSAIEPLTVPRTGAGFHDPLEGGSAIASATAIRRLLLEGGSPAAYMPEYALSILERERDAGRGPVLLEDFAGPLRHVLYTRSAAELHTVQDMNEGLENRLLRSMRQLDKFTIGGLLQELKSRRYTLTRLQRLLLHTLLNHSKAELSPSVLSRGPGYIRVLGFRESGRELLKQMKQTAALPVITSPARYAHPMLERDLQAAAVFAGAYADPLRSDLYSDYLEPPVRI from the coding sequence GTGGCAACTGTAGGTATTATAGCCGAATATAACCCTTTACATAACGGGCATGTCCATCATTTCACCGAGGCCAAAAGAATCTCGGGAGCGGACCGCTCCGTTGTCATTATGAGCGGACCGTTCACCCAGCGCGGCGAGCCGGCGGCGGTCAGCAAGCGTGCCCGCACCGAGATGGCGCTGCATATGGGCGCCGATCTGGTCATTGAGCTGCCGGTGGCGTACGCCGTCCAGCCGGCGGAATGGTTCGCCTTCGGAGCGGTATCCCTGCTGGAGGCGACCGGCGTCGTCGACAGCCTGTGCTTCGGCTCCGAAGCAGGCACTTTGGGCGTGCTGCTGCCTCTGGCCGGCTTCCTGGCAGAAGAGAGCAGTGCGCTTAAGGAGGAGATCCGCGCGCGCCTTTCTGAGGGCGCGGGATTCCCCGCCGCCTACAGCGCGGCGGCGGCGGCGGCCTGGAGGGCCTCTTTCATGGGAGAGGAGACACCGGAAGATGCCGAAGATATATTACGGCAGCCCAACAACAGCCTCGGCCTGCACTACCTGATCGCGCTAAGGCGGCTGGGCAGCGCGATCGAGCCCTTGACCGTGCCGCGGACCGGCGCGGGCTTCCACGACCCGCTGGAGGGCGGGTCGGCCATTGCCAGTGCAACAGCCATCCGCAGGCTGCTGCTGGAGGGCGGATCACCGGCGGCTTATATGCCGGAGTATGCCCTGTCCATCCTGGAGCGGGAGCGTGACGCAGGCCGGGGCCCGGTACTGCTAGAAGACTTCGCCGGGCCGCTGCGCCATGTGCTCTATACGCGCTCCGCTGCGGAGCTGCACACAGTGCAGGATATGAACGAAGGCTTGGAGAACCGGCTGCTCCGAAGCATGCGCCAGCTGGATAAGTTCACAATCGGCGGTCTGCTGCAGGAGCTTAAGAGCAGACGTTATACCCTTACCAGGCTCCAGCGTCTGCTGCTCCACACCCTGCTGAACCACAGCAAAGCAGAGCTCTCCCCCTCCGTTCTCTCCCGGGGTCCCGGCTACATAAGGGTTCTCGGCTTCCGCGAGAGCGGCCGGGAGCTGCTAAAGCAGATGAAGCAGACAGCAGCGCTTCCGGTGATTACAAGCCCTGCCCGATACGCCCATCCCATGCTCGAGCGTGACCTCCAGGCGGCCGCTGTGTTCGCCGGGGCTTATGCCGACCCGCTGCGCAGCGATCTGTACAGTGATTATCTTGAGCCGCCGGTCAGGATTTGA
- a CDS encoding YceD family protein: MNIHFRKLANADEPLVLHEVVDVSGIVTGRKDILAVAPLSVDLKALPAGTDSVNVVGTLNGEVDMLCSRCLGEVKSKLNIPFAETFKWLKQPILPEDEDEELIYITDEIVDLIPYVEENFVLHLPDSVLCKADCLGLCQKCGQNLNEGTCSCDNTVIDPRLAALKGFFTKQDD, translated from the coding sequence ATGAACATTCACTTTCGCAAATTAGCGAATGCCGACGAGCCTCTGGTCCTCCACGAAGTTGTGGATGTCAGCGGGATTGTCACAGGGCGCAAGGATATACTTGCTGTTGCACCACTCTCAGTAGACCTTAAAGCGCTGCCCGCGGGAACCGATAGTGTGAACGTGGTGGGAACACTGAACGGAGAAGTGGACATGTTATGTTCACGTTGTCTCGGTGAGGTCAAGAGCAAGCTGAACATTCCTTTCGCTGAGACCTTCAAGTGGCTTAAGCAGCCAATTCTTCCGGAAGATGAAGATGAGGAACTCATTTACATCACAGATGAGATTGTGGATCTTATCCCGTATGTGGAAGAAAATTTCGTACTGCACTTACCGGATTCGGTATTGTGCAAGGCAGACTGTCTTGGTCTTTGTCAGAAATGCGGACAGAACTTGAACGAAGGCACCTGCAGTTGCGACAACACAGTGATCGATCCAAGACTCGCTGCGTTGAAAGGATTCTTTACCAAGCAAGATGACTAA
- the rpmF gene encoding 50S ribosomal protein L32, with product MAVPQRRTSKTRRDKRRTHFKLVVPGMVKCEQCGELKLAHHVCKVCGTYKAREIIKQ from the coding sequence ATGGCAGTACCACAACGCAGAACGTCCAAGACTCGCCGTGACAAGCGTCGTACTCACTTTAAACTGGTTGTTCCAGGTATGGTGAAATGCGAACAATGCGGAGAGCTGAAGCTTGCTCACCACGTATGTAAAGTTTGCGGAACATACAAAGCAAGAGAAATCATCAAACAATAG
- the fapR gene encoding transcription factor FapR, giving the protein MSKKERQQQLLAIIEGNPFVTDRELTRQLKVSIQTIRLDRLELGIPELRERMKQMAEHSYDQVRSLPADEVVGDIVDLQLDKSGISIFEIRDEHVFSRNGIARGHYVFGQANSLAVAIINDEIALTASADIRFVRMVRLGEKCIAKAQVRSLAGRNGKAEVDVFTYVGEELVFQGHFIVYRSATEEYNEGGNRSADRH; this is encoded by the coding sequence ATGTCCAAGAAGGAACGTCAGCAGCAGCTGCTGGCTATAATAGAAGGGAACCCGTTTGTAACTGACCGGGAATTGACCCGCCAGCTGAAGGTAAGTATCCAGACGATCCGGCTGGACCGGCTGGAGCTGGGGATTCCCGAGCTGCGTGAGCGGATGAAGCAGATGGCGGAGCATTCCTATGATCAGGTGCGTTCCCTGCCAGCTGATGAAGTGGTCGGTGATATTGTGGATCTGCAGCTGGATAAGAGCGGGATTTCGATCTTCGAGATCCGTGATGAGCATGTGTTCTCCCGCAACGGGATTGCCCGTGGCCACTACGTCTTCGGCCAGGCGAATTCGCTGGCAGTAGCCATAATTAATGATGAGATTGCCTTAACGGCTTCGGCCGACATCCGGTTTGTGCGCATGGTCCGGCTGGGAGAGAAATGCATTGCCAAGGCGCAGGTGCGCTCACTTGCGGGCCGGAACGGCAAGGCTGAAGTGGATGTATTTACATATGTCGGAGAAGAGCTGGTATTTCAAGGCCATTTTATAGTGTATCGTTCAGCAACTGAAGAGTACAACGAAGGGGGAAACCGGAGTGCGGATCGCCATTGA
- the plsX gene encoding phosphate acyltransferase PlsX — translation MRIAIDAMGGDNAPECNVEGALAAAAEWNDIEIVLVGDEARLEPLLKTKPSNVTVRHAGDVIGSDEEPVKAVRRKKDSSMVVAGRMVREGEADAMISSGNTGALMTTGLLVVGRMEGIERPALAPMIPTLDDVGVLALDLGANMDAKPQHLAQYALIGSIYRNKVHGIAKPRVGLLNVGTEPGKGNELTKEAYPLLEALQGIHFVGNVEARDVLTGSCDVLVCDGFAGNILLKTLEGTAGAMFSLLKEQFSKSLKTKLGAAILMPELRSLKGKMDYKEHGGAPLLGLSGLVVKGHGSSDGNAVKNAVRQARIALKADLVPSISKEISGK, via the coding sequence GTGCGGATCGCCATTGATGCCATGGGCGGGGATAATGCTCCTGAATGTAATGTGGAAGGCGCGCTGGCAGCGGCTGCGGAGTGGAATGACATAGAGATCGTACTGGTCGGTGATGAAGCGCGGCTTGAGCCGCTGCTGAAGACTAAGCCTTCCAACGTTACCGTACGTCATGCGGGGGATGTGATCGGTTCGGATGAAGAGCCGGTGAAGGCGGTCCGCCGCAAAAAGGACTCATCCATGGTCGTAGCCGGACGGATGGTCCGCGAGGGTGAGGCCGATGCCATGATCTCCTCTGGGAATACCGGAGCATTGATGACTACAGGACTTCTGGTAGTCGGAAGAATGGAAGGGATCGAGCGGCCGGCGCTGGCCCCGATGATTCCGACGCTGGATGATGTCGGTGTGCTGGCCCTGGATCTTGGAGCCAATATGGATGCCAAGCCGCAGCATCTGGCACAGTATGCCCTGATCGGCAGCATCTACCGTAACAAAGTGCACGGCATTGCGAAGCCCCGGGTAGGCCTGCTGAACGTAGGGACGGAGCCGGGCAAGGGGAATGAATTGACCAAGGAAGCCTATCCGCTCCTGGAGGCGCTGCAGGGCATTCATTTTGTCGGCAATGTGGAAGCGCGGGATGTGCTCACCGGAAGCTGCGATGTGCTGGTCTGTGACGGCTTCGCCGGTAATATACTTCTGAAGACGCTGGAAGGAACAGCCGGCGCGATGTTCTCCCTGCTGAAGGAGCAGTTCAGCAAATCGCTGAAGACGAAGCTGGGGGCGGCGATCCTGATGCCGGAGCTTAGAAGCCTGAAGGGGAAGATGGATTATAAGGAACACGGCGGAGCGCCGCTGCTCGGTCTTAGCGGCCTGGTAGTGAAGGGGCATGGTTCGTCCGACGGCAATGCGGTGAAGAATGCGGTAAGACAGGCACGGATTGCGCTGAAGGCGGATCTGGTGCCTAGTATATCGAAGGAAATTAGCGGGAAGTGA
- a CDS encoding beta-ketoacyl-ACP synthase III, which produces MRQLRPVGIIGTGKYVPERILTNSDLEKIVETNDEWIVSRTGIRERHIAAPEQATSDLAYEAALKALESAGMKAEELDLIIVATVTPDSAFPSTACILQDKLGAKNAAAFDLSAACSGFVYSLATATGFIQNGMYNNALVIGADTLSRITDYTDRNTCVLFGDGAGAVIVGEVPEGRGFQSFDLGAEGSGGSLLNLEAGGSRLPASQQTVEDKKHFIYMNGREVFKFAVRVMGSATERVLTKAGLTKENIDLFVPHQANIRIIQSAMQRLDLPPEKVVVNVDKYANTSAASIPLALVEAAEEGRMKAGDAVLMVGFGGGLTWGASVLIW; this is translated from the coding sequence ATGAGACAATTACGTCCGGTAGGAATTATTGGGACTGGCAAATATGTGCCTGAGAGAATATTAACCAACAGCGATCTGGAGAAGATCGTCGAAACGAATGATGAATGGATTGTCAGCCGCACGGGAATCCGGGAACGGCATATTGCAGCCCCGGAGCAGGCTACCTCTGATCTGGCCTATGAAGCGGCCCTGAAGGCACTGGAATCCGCAGGCATGAAGGCTGAGGAGCTGGATCTGATCATTGTCGCTACAGTAACACCTGATAGTGCTTTCCCGTCCACAGCCTGCATTCTGCAGGACAAGCTGGGAGCCAAGAACGCGGCCGCTTTCGATCTGTCGGCAGCCTGCTCCGGGTTCGTCTACAGTCTGGCTACGGCAACCGGCTTTATCCAGAATGGAATGTATAACAATGCGCTGGTAATCGGTGCAGATACGCTGTCGCGCATTACAGATTATACAGACCGCAATACCTGCGTGCTGTTCGGTGACGGTGCCGGTGCGGTAATCGTCGGCGAGGTTCCGGAAGGACGCGGCTTCCAGTCCTTCGATCTTGGGGCGGAAGGCTCTGGCGGCAGCCTGCTTAATCTTGAAGCGGGCGGCTCGCGTCTGCCAGCTTCCCAGCAGACCGTAGAAGACAAGAAGCACTTCATCTATATGAATGGCCGCGAGGTCTTCAAGTTCGCAGTACGCGTCATGGGATCGGCCACGGAGCGTGTGCTTACCAAGGCGGGATTGACTAAGGAGAATATCGACTTGTTCGTGCCGCATCAGGCCAACATCCGGATTATTCAATCCGCAATGCAGCGTCTGGACCTGCCGCCGGAGAAGGTTGTAGTCAATGTTGATAAATACGCGAATACCTCCGCAGCCTCTATTCCGCTGGCTCTTGTAGAAGCAGCCGAGGAAGGCCGGATGAAAGCAGGCGACGCTGTGCTTATGGTCGGCTTCGGCGGCGGACTTACCTGGGGAGCTTCTGTGCTGATCTGGTAA
- the fabD gene encoding ACP S-malonyltransferase: MSKIAFVFPGQGAQAIGMGKDVYEALPQSRAVFEKGDEVLGFPLSGLVFEGPDSELKQTVNTQPALVTASVAYLKALSGLQVTPDYVAGHSLGEYSALVAAGVLSYEDAVRLVRLRGQFMEEAVPGGQGAMAAVLGADREALTELCSSITAAGTPVELANVNCPGQIVVSGSVAGVDEVVQRVKEAGGKRAIPLEVSGPFHSSLMKGAAERLAAELQKVTFNAPAMPVVANVTAAPVTDPEEIRKLLVEQVYSPVLWQDSVEWLIGAGVDTFVEIGSGSVLAGLIRKIDRKVKVVNINSLESVQAGW; encoded by the coding sequence ATGAGCAAAATCGCATTTGTCTTTCCCGGTCAGGGTGCACAGGCAATCGGTATGGGTAAGGATGTATATGAAGCATTGCCTCAGAGCCGTGCAGTCTTTGAAAAGGGTGACGAGGTGCTTGGGTTTCCGCTGAGCGGGCTTGTATTTGAAGGGCCGGACAGCGAGCTTAAGCAGACGGTGAACACTCAGCCGGCACTGGTTACAGCCAGTGTGGCTTATCTGAAAGCGCTAAGCGGCCTTCAGGTTACGCCGGATTATGTGGCAGGCCACAGTCTTGGCGAATATAGCGCTCTTGTGGCAGCCGGCGTGCTGTCCTATGAAGATGCTGTAAGGCTGGTCCGCCTGCGCGGACAATTCATGGAGGAAGCAGTTCCCGGAGGACAGGGGGCTATGGCAGCGGTGCTTGGAGCAGACCGTGAGGCGCTTACAGAATTATGCAGCAGTATTACAGCGGCGGGTACTCCCGTTGAACTGGCGAATGTCAATTGTCCGGGACAGATTGTGGTCTCCGGTTCCGTAGCCGGTGTAGATGAGGTGGTCCAGCGTGTGAAGGAAGCCGGCGGTAAACGGGCAATTCCGCTGGAGGTTAGCGGGCCGTTCCACTCCTCATTAATGAAGGGTGCGGCTGAGCGGCTGGCTGCCGAACTCCAGAAGGTAACCTTCAATGCTCCTGCTATGCCGGTAGTGGCCAATGTGACTGCTGCTCCGGTGACAGACCCTGAAGAAATCCGCAAGCTGCTGGTAGAACAGGTATATTCTCCGGTACTCTGGCAGGATAGCGTGGAATGGCTCATTGGCGCAGGTGTAGATACTTTTGTAGAGATTGGCTCCGGCAGCGTGCTGGCTGGCCTGATCCGCAAGATTGACAGGAAGGTCAAGGTTGTGAATATCAACAGTCTGGAGAGCGTGCAGGCTGGCTGGTAA
- the fabG gene encoding 3-oxoacyl-[acyl-carrier-protein] reductase has protein sequence MFAALKGQTALVTGGSRGIGRSIALALAAHGVKVAVNYSGSLQAAEETVARIHELGSEGIALQGNVGRSSDAENLVKEVIQTWGKIDILVNNAGITRDNLIMRMKEEEFDQVIETNLKGVFNCLKAVTRPMMKQRYGRIINISSVVGVTGNPGQVNYTAAKAGVIGMTKSAARELSSRGITVNCIAPGFIDTDMTRELSDEVRSELIKGIPLGELGRAEDIANAAVFLASEGAAYMTGQTLHVDGGMYM, from the coding sequence ATGTTTGCAGCACTAAAAGGTCAGACCGCCCTTGTAACCGGAGGGTCCCGGGGGATCGGCCGCAGCATTGCCTTGGCACTCGCTGCTCATGGCGTGAAGGTCGCGGTGAACTATTCCGGCAGCCTTCAGGCGGCTGAAGAGACCGTAGCCCGGATTCACGAGCTGGGCTCGGAAGGAATCGCTCTGCAGGGGAATGTCGGCCGCAGCAGTGACGCCGAGAACCTGGTCAAAGAGGTTATCCAGACCTGGGGGAAAATTGATATCCTGGTGAACAATGCGGGCATTACCCGGGACAATCTGATCATGCGTATGAAAGAGGAAGAATTCGATCAGGTCATCGAGACGAATCTGAAGGGCGTCTTCAACTGCCTGAAGGCAGTAACCCGCCCGATGATGAAGCAGCGTTATGGCCGGATCATCAATATTTCCTCGGTTGTGGGCGTGACGGGGAATCCCGGACAGGTGAACTATACCGCTGCCAAGGCAGGGGTAATCGGCATGACGAAGTCTGCGGCCCGTGAGCTGTCTTCACGTGGAATCACCGTGAACTGCATCGCGCCAGGCTTCATTGATACCGACATGACCCGCGAGTTGTCCGATGAGGTTCGCAGCGAGCTGATCAAGGGGATTCCCTTGGGAGAGCTTGGGCGGGCGGAGGACATTGCGAATGCGGCGGTATTCCTGGCTTCGGAAGGGGCAGCTTACATGACAGGCCAGACGCTTCATGTGGATGGCGGAATGTACATGTAA
- the acpP gene encoding acyl carrier protein: protein MSDVLERVTRIVIDRLGADEAEVTLEASFKDDLGADSLDVVELVMELEDEFDMEISDEDAERITTVGEVVKYIQSHT from the coding sequence ATGTCCGATGTATTGGAGCGTGTAACACGCATTGTCATCGACCGCTTAGGTGCCGATGAAGCAGAGGTAACATTAGAAGCGTCTTTCAAAGATGATTTAGGTGCTGATTCTCTTGATGTTGTAGAATTGGTAATGGAATTGGAAGATGAATTCGACATGGAAATCTCTGATGAAGATGCAGAGAGAATTACGACCGTGGGTGAAGTTGTGAAGTACATACAATCTCATACCTAG
- the fabF gene encoding beta-ketoacyl-ACP synthase II produces the protein MNHRVVVTGMGVMTSLGKDLETFWDSLMSGKSGVSLVEAFDVSEYPTRIASSVKDFDAEARFGRKEARKMDRFVQFAVAAGEDALKDSGLTIGEDIDAERIGVSVGSGIGGLGTWEDNHNLLLEKGPKRVSPFFIPMMIANMGSGQLSINLGAKGPNTTTVTACATGSHSIGESFRLIQRGDADAMICGGAEATIRPTGMAGFCAMRAMSTRNDEPEKASRPFDVDRDGFVMGEGAGILILESLEHAEKRGAKIYAEVIGYGLSADAHHMTEPDPDGAARCMKMAIRDAGINPEDIDYINAHGTSTPVGDKSETAAVKKALGEHAYKVAISSTKSMTGHLLGAAGGVEAIICGLSLQKGMIAPTINLDNPDPDCDLDYVPNVPRQAELNIAMSNSFGFGGHNATVILKKYNK, from the coding sequence TTGAATCATAGAGTAGTTGTAACTGGTATGGGTGTAATGACTTCGCTGGGTAAGGATCTTGAGACGTTCTGGGATAGCCTCATGAGCGGCAAGTCCGGAGTATCCCTGGTTGAAGCTTTTGATGTCAGTGAATATCCAACAAGAATCGCTTCCTCGGTCAAGGATTTCGATGCGGAAGCACGCTTCGGCCGCAAGGAAGCCCGCAAGATGGACCGGTTCGTACAATTCGCGGTTGCTGCCGGTGAAGATGCGCTGAAGGACAGCGGACTTACGATCGGTGAAGATATCGATGCAGAGCGGATCGGGGTATCTGTCGGCTCTGGAATCGGCGGCCTCGGCACATGGGAAGATAACCACAACCTGCTGCTCGAAAAAGGCCCGAAGCGGGTCAGCCCGTTCTTCATTCCAATGATGATTGCCAACATGGGCTCCGGCCAGCTGTCGATCAATCTCGGGGCCAAGGGACCGAATACAACGACAGTGACCGCTTGTGCAACAGGCAGCCACTCCATCGGGGAATCCTTCCGTCTGATCCAGCGCGGTGATGCGGATGCGATGATCTGCGGCGGTGCGGAAGCAACCATTCGTCCTACAGGAATGGCAGGCTTTTGTGCAATGAGAGCCATGTCTACCCGTAATGACGAGCCGGAGAAGGCCAGCCGCCCGTTTGATGTGGACCGTGACGGCTTTGTCATGGGCGAGGGTGCGGGAATCCTGATTCTCGAATCCCTGGAGCACGCCGAGAAGCGCGGAGCCAAGATCTATGCCGAAGTCATCGGATACGGTCTCAGCGCCGATGCCCACCACATGACGGAGCCTGATCCTGACGGTGCAGCACGCTGCATGAAGATGGCGATCCGTGATGCCGGTATTAATCCTGAGGATATCGACTACATCAATGCGCATGGTACATCTACACCGGTAGGCGATAAATCCGAGACAGCCGCTGTGAAGAAGGCGCTCGGAGAGCATGCGTACAAGGTTGCGATCAGCTCAACCAAATCGATGACAGGCCACTTGCTTGGCGCTGCCGGCGGGGTGGAAGCGATTATCTGCGGGCTGTCCCTGCAGAAGGGGATGATTGCCCCTACCATCAATTTGGACAACCCTGACCCGGATTGCGATTTGGACTATGTTCCGAATGTGCCACGTCAGGCGGAGCTGAATATCGCGATGTCGAATTCCTTCGGATTCGGAGGACATAACGCGACCGTTATTCTCAAAAAATATAATAAGTAA
- the rnc gene encoding ribonuclease III — translation MKGDLKQLQSQLQIQFHDPVLLKQAFTHASYVNEHRFNQHQDNERLEFLGDAVLELTVSEYLYNLLPDRPEGELTKLRAAIVCEPSLVRFAETLGFGRYVLLGKGEELTGGRTRPALLADVFEAFVGALYLDQGLETARRFLDNHVFPLVETDGKLQMQMSDFKTELQELIQHHGMGTLEYRIIEERGPAHEREFVSEVYMASRSLGSGSGRSKKEAEQQAAAAALLLLKEDGA, via the coding sequence GTGAAAGGAGACCTGAAGCAGTTACAAAGCCAACTTCAAATCCAATTTCACGATCCTGTACTTCTGAAGCAGGCTTTCACCCATGCATCTTATGTGAACGAACACCGGTTCAATCAGCATCAGGACAACGAGCGCCTGGAGTTCCTGGGTGATGCGGTGCTTGAGCTGACGGTGTCCGAATATCTGTATAATCTGCTCCCGGACAGACCCGAAGGAGAATTGACCAAGCTGCGTGCTGCGATTGTCTGTGAGCCGTCGCTGGTCCGGTTCGCCGAGACCTTGGGCTTCGGGCGGTATGTACTGCTGGGAAAAGGGGAAGAGCTTACGGGCGGGCGTACCCGCCCGGCTCTGCTGGCTGATGTGTTCGAAGCCTTCGTGGGAGCGCTCTATCTCGATCAGGGACTGGAGACAGCCCGGAGATTCCTGGATAATCACGTATTTCCGCTGGTTGAAACCGACGGTAAGCTGCAAATGCAGATGAGCGACTTCAAGACAGAGCTTCAGGAACTGATACAGCATCATGGGATGGGTACGCTGGAATATCGGATTATTGAAGAACGCGGACCGGCGCATGAGCGTGAGTTCGTCTCAGAAGTATATATGGCCAGCCGTTCACTCGGCAGCGGCAGCGGCCGCTCCAAGAAGGAAGCGGAGCAGCAGGCAGCGGCAGCGGCGTTATTGCTTCTGAAGGAAGATGGTGCCTGA